One stretch of Streptomyces agglomeratus DNA includes these proteins:
- a CDS encoding IS3 family transposase: protein MSCSRSPAPPSTPAATALLAPAVRDLELTEKITEAHEHSRGTYGAPRVHAVVQREGERCGRRRVARLMRDAGLQGRHRRRRHDSRMPCAGSSASNSTRPPLGIWSPASRN, encoded by the coding sequence GTGAGCTGCTCAAGGTCTCCCGCACCGCCTTCTACGCCCGCCGCAACGGCACTCCTGGCCCCCGCGGTCCGCGACCTGGAGCTGACCGAGAAGATCACCGAAGCCCACGAGCACTCCCGTGGCACCTACGGGGCCCCGCGCGTCCACGCCGTTGTGCAACGCGAGGGCGAAAGATGCGGACGGCGCCGCGTCGCCAGGCTGATGCGGGACGCCGGACTCCAAGGCCGCCACCGTAGGCGGCGACACGACTCAAGGATGCCTTGCGCAGGCAGCTCGGCCAGCAACTCGACCAGGCCGCCGCTGGGGATCTGGTCGCCCGCATCGAGGAACTGA
- a CDS encoding transposase, which produces MGNLPRRSFTPEFKAEIVCRRGDRSVGQIAKDFDLIETAVRDWVKQAEVDTGEREGLTSSEREELTALRRENRRLREDVDILKRATAFFAKETR; this is translated from the coding sequence ATGGGGAATCTCCCTCGCCGTTCGTTCACACCGGAGTTCAAGGCCGAGATCGTGTGCCGGCGTGGTGACCGCTCGGTCGGTCAGATCGCCAAGGACTTCGATCTGATCGAGACCGCGGTGCGGGACTGGGTAAAGCAGGCCGAGGTCGACACGGGCGAGCGCGAGGGACTGACCAGCAGCGAACGTGAGGAGCTGACCGCGCTGCGGCGGGAGAACCGCCGCCTGCGAGAAGACGTCGACATCCTCAAGCGGGCCACGGCATTCTTCGCGAAGGAGACCCGCTGA
- a CDS encoding ATP-binding protein, protein MATDVLGRLVDNAVRHGMAERVKARLAITETQQLVIDVEDPTPQFLAFGAAVQGDTGRGLWEAKRLGARVVWFLRNDAGKTVRATLAPGPGPLPARLPPPSA, encoded by the coding sequence GTGGCCACGGATGTTCTGGGCCGCCTCGTGGACAATGCCGTCCGTCACGGCATGGCTGAGCGCGTCAAGGCCCGCCTCGCGATCACCGAGACACAGCAACTCGTGATCGACGTAGAGGACCCCACCCCGCAGTTCCTCGCCTTTGGCGCAGCTGTGCAAGGCGACACGGGCCGCGGGCTGTGGGAGGCCAAGCGCCTCGGTGCACGTGTCGTCTGGTTCCTCCGCAATGACGCCGGCAAGACCGTGCGCGCGACGCTCGCCCCCGGGCCGGGACCTCTACCAGCCCGTCTTCCCCCGCCGTCGGCATGA
- a CDS encoding HTTM domain-containing protein: MLRIGYGLLYLIFLLREYPHRDEMWGPGSPWTPELARQMFDQSGWASVLTLSDNPVYFEVCYTVALVTCALFVLGWRTRAVSVLFAVMVVSFHAKAIFMADGGDNLMVLMAVYLIFTACGRRWSLDARRTRLQASVGKMAGPHRGGLRYQLDSARTSVITVLHNCGMFVIAAQVCFLYGCAGLYKVQGLKWGDGTALHYILNIDLFRPWPELSQMIDGHHVLLAAVGYLTVLVQVAFPFVLFGRLKYPVLAMLLGMHVNIAVLMGLPLFSGAMIVADAVFLPDRFYRAVGRVGRRAVKRTSVTGAGASPGTAHAAVPSQPGPTGDWA, encoded by the coding sequence ATGCTGCGCATTGGGTACGGTCTGCTCTATCTCATCTTCCTGCTTCGCGAGTACCCACACCGCGACGAGATGTGGGGCCCCGGTTCACCGTGGACGCCCGAGCTAGCCAGGCAGATGTTCGATCAGAGTGGGTGGGCCAGCGTCCTCACCCTGTCCGACAACCCGGTGTACTTCGAGGTGTGCTACACCGTGGCTCTCGTCACTTGCGCGCTGTTCGTGCTGGGCTGGCGGACGCGGGCGGTGTCTGTGCTGTTCGCGGTCATGGTCGTGTCGTTCCACGCCAAGGCGATTTTTATGGCGGACGGCGGGGACAATCTCATGGTCCTCATGGCCGTCTACCTCATCTTCACCGCGTGCGGCCGGCGCTGGTCCCTTGACGCCCGCAGGACCCGGCTCCAGGCCTCAGTGGGCAAGATGGCAGGCCCACACCGCGGCGGCCTCCGATACCAACTCGACAGCGCCCGCACCAGCGTGATCACTGTGCTGCACAACTGCGGCATGTTCGTCATCGCAGCCCAGGTCTGTTTCCTCTACGGATGCGCAGGCCTGTACAAGGTGCAGGGCCTCAAGTGGGGCGACGGCACAGCCCTCCACTACATCCTGAACATCGACCTGTTCCGGCCATGGCCTGAGTTGTCGCAGATGATCGACGGTCATCACGTGCTGCTTGCCGCCGTCGGCTATCTGACGGTGCTGGTTCAGGTCGCCTTTCCGTTCGTCCTGTTCGGCAGGCTCAAATACCCGGTCCTAGCCATGCTGCTGGGCATGCACGTGAACATCGCGGTGCTCATGGGACTGCCGCTCTTCAGTGGCGCCATGATTGTCGCTGATGCCGTGTTCCTGCCCGACCGCTTCTACCGCGCCGTGGGACGGGTGGGACGGCGCGCCGTCAAGCGCACCAGTGTCACGGGAGCGGGAGCCTCGCCAGGGACAGCGCACGCTGCAGTACCGTCCCAGCCCGGTCCGACTGGCGACTGGGCTTGA